The proteins below come from a single Brienomyrus brachyistius isolate T26 unplaced genomic scaffold, BBRACH_0.4 scaffold63, whole genome shotgun sequence genomic window:
- the LOC125725236 gene encoding uncharacterized protein LOC125725236, with translation MATGLMRRYREAGVPPPKLLYVDRDCCSPVGKSRAAAMFCEWEELVVRLDVWHPMRRFAVGVTTDSHQLYGLFMAKLLSCISEWDSADVARLMQAVRAELEGKQGIVGLSEDQLTGRLTAKMLARHCRRRTRGAQETEQLIAQLLAAFRDVKDTMGIPLLDNQRMDAMWDTQRHPRPSWIPAVHGDGAADQGRHRPPHLPLRAWLHLGVVPPPPQPLHPWHLCERGEFPGLLAGRVGAVERGQSGGSGRPAGAGAALLRWAAAGPQAG, from the exons ATGGCGACGGGGCTGATGCGGCGCTACCGCGAAGCTGGAGTCCCTCCGCCCAAGCTCCTGTACGTGGACAGGGACTGCTGCTCGCCGGTGGGGAAGTCCAGAGCAGCAGCCATGTTCTGCGAATGGGAGGAGCTGGTCGTCAGGCTGGACGTGTGGCACCCGATGAGAAGATTCGCTGTGGGCGTCACCACCGACAGCCACCAGCTCTACGGCCTGTTCATGGCGAAGCTGTTGTCATGCATCTCCGAGTGGGACAGTGCAGACGTGGCTCGCCTGATGCAGGCTGTTCGGGCGGAACTGGAGGGGAAGCAGGGCATCGTGGGCCTGAGCGAAGACCAGCTGACTGGCAGGCTGACCGCGAAGATGCTGGCTCGGCACTGTCGCCGCCGTACCCGCGGGGCCCAGGAGACCGAGCAGCTCATCGCTCAGCTGCTGGCGGCCTTCAGGGACGTGAAGGACACGATGGGCATCCCCCTGCTGGACAACCAAAGGATGGACGCCATGTGGGACACCCAGAGGCATCCAAGACCCTCCTGGATTCCAGCTGTACATGGAGACGGGGCAGCTGACCAAGGGAGGCACCGTCCTCCCCACCTACCGCTGCGCGCGTGGCTCCACCTCGGAGTCGTTCCACCTCCACCTCAACCGCTTCATCCCTG GCACCTCTGCGAACGCGGAGAATTTCCAGGCCTACTTGCTGGAAGGGTTGGCGCAGTGGAACGAGGACAGAGCGGCGGCAGCGGTAGACCAGCCGGAGCAGGTGCTGCGTTGTTACGGTGGGCGGCTGCTGGGCCGCAAGCTGGTTGA
- the LOC125725262 gene encoding uncharacterized protein LOC125725262 → MRSRHRPALRPPRSPLPFRAPLRRRPPQLLSPQTPSSWPAQRSTRRQDVPLPEAWKAQLPKEQHEWLSRALFRRNKDGRPVLIDSLQLWWHPPAPRPVFHQPPASPAPFFTRPFFLWMPYRIWSFRLLCRQPNCHRAGQRLTSCGLYKTVRRVLDIDGWYFMATEYLECRLCKKKVAGWSRDVLEQLDPAHRAEFPAILTYRLSCDLKVVRLMRQRSLGNSVSMLYNKLREQHSETWMARTLQYLAVCDRFQVPGADARQVAPPPAMVPVPSPQWLLTVHAEDVRARIGEMKARVTSIFGSVLKMDSTKKVTKKLAGAVARTMAWATNVGNEHGQVLMPMRVMGCCPWRRG, encoded by the exons ATGCGCAGCAGGCACCGCCCAGCTCTGCGCCCTCCGAGGTCCCCCTTGCCGTTCCGGGCTCCTCTAAGGAGGCGCCCACCACAGCTCCTG AGTCCTCAGACGCCGAGCTCCTGGCCTGCGCAGCGGAGCACGAGACGTCAG GACGTCCCCCTTCCAGAAGCCTGGAAGGCCCAGCTTCCAAAGGAGCAGCACGAGTGGCTCAGCCGCGCCCTGTTTAGGAGGAATAAGGACGGAAGGCCCGTTCTTATTGACTCCTTGCAGTTGTGGTGGCACCCGCCCGCACCACGCCCTGTGTTCCACCAGCCGCCAGCTTCACCCGCCCCCTTCTTCACCCGCCCCTTCTTCCTGTGGATGCCCTACCGCATTTGGTCGTTCAGGCTCCTGTGCAGGCAGCCCAACTGCCACCGGGCCGGGCAGCGTCTCACGTCCTGCGGCCTGTACAAGACGGTCAGGAGGGTGCTGGACATAGACGGCTGGTACTTCATGGCCACGGAGTACCTGGAATGCCGTCTGTGTAAGAAGAAGGTGGCGGGCTGGTCACGGGACGTCTTGGAGCAGCTGGACCCTGCGCACCGCGCAGAGTTTCCGGCCATCCTGACGTATAG GTTGTCCTGTGACCTGAAGGTGGTGAGGCTGATGCGTCAGCGCTCCCTGGGCAACAGCGTGTCCATGCTGTATAACAAGCTGAGGGAGCagcacagtgagacctggatggCACGCACACTGCAATATCTGGCAGTGTGCGACAGGTTTCAGGTCCCTGGCGCTGACGCACGGCAGGTGGCACCACCACCGGCCATGGTGCCCGTCCCCTCACCCCAGTGGCTCCTCACGGTGCATGCCGAGGATGTCAGGGCTCGCATCGGGGAGATGAAGGCCAGGGTCACCTCCATTTTTGGATCCGTCTTGAAGATGGATTCCACAAAGAAG gTGACCAAGAAGCTGGCGGGCGCGGTGGCTAGAACCATGGCCTGGGCAACCAACGTGGGCAACGAGCACGGGCAAGTCCTCATGCCCATGAGGGTGATGGGCTGTTGCCCATGGCGACGGGGCTGA